TCCGGCGATCTTTGAGGACATCAAGCGGAAGATCGAGAAGGATCGGTTCGTGCTTCTCGAGTGGTTCGTCGAGAACTTCTTCAATGCGGACAAGCTCACGGACCGCGTCTCGAAACCGGCGATCCAGGCGAACTTCAACGTCGCTGCAAGCGCTTCATACCAGGCCACACTGAACTGCGTGGATGCGTGGCTGGAGGATTTCCGCGACGACATCAAAGAGATCAAGGTGCCGACGCTTGTGATTCACGGAGACTCGGACAGGATTCTACCGATTGAAGCGACAGGTGCGCGTACGGCGAAGATGATTCCAGGCGCGAAGCTGCACGTGATCAAGGACGGCCCGCATGGATGCAACTGGACCCACGCGGCCGAGTTCAATGAGGCCCTGCTCACGTTTCTCGAAGGCAAGTAAGGAGCAACTGGAAAAGAGAAGCCCGGCGAATGCCGGGCTTCTGTGCTTTGAACTGCGCGTGACCTCAGCCTGTAATTGCCGCAATAGCCGTCTGACCCAGCACATACAGCGCCCACCAGCCGAATACGATAATCGCGGCGGAGCTGCGCTTAATGCCGGCAACGATCGAGATGCCGATCGTGAGGAGGATGGCGGCCCAGATGGCGAAGATGTCGACGGAGGAGAGCAGGGTGATGAGCCACTGCGGAGAGCTGCCGCCCTGCAGGTAGTAGCCGACGTTGGTGCCGACGGTGTTCTTGATATTGAAGGAGTCGCTCTGCATGCCGGCGAACAGCGTAATGATGGTCAGGATGGATATGAAAATCAGCGGCAGTGTGCCGTAGAACCATACCGCGAGCATCTGCTTGTAGTTTGTCCTGCCGCCGAAGGCGAAGTTTGCGGTGGCGAGGAAAATGCCGGAGACGATGAGGCCCACGACGATAAGAATCAGCGGCGCAAGGTACATGAACCGAAACTGCATCTCGATGCTGGAACGGATGCGGGCGGCTTGGTCGGGCGGGGCGTTAGCCAGGCGGTCCGCGAGGGACGCGTTGGTGTGAATGATGGAATCAACCAGACCCGCGAGCCCGATCTTGTGTAGCACCGTGTACGCAAACAGAAAGCTCAGGATGCACACGATGATGAATGGCAGCCACCAGCTCGCGTTGCGCCGGATGTCGGTAAACGTTTTTGTAGGCGCGATGAAGGCGTCGATGAAGCGTGCGCCTTGGGACAGCGGCTTACCTTCGGACGCGACGGCTACATGCTCCATAGGAGTCTCCTGGATGTGTGGAAGGCTGAAGGAAGTTTAGCGCTTCCAGGAGGTCGCGGACGTGAAAACTGGTGGCAAGAGGGGTACCCCTCTCTCCCCCCGTTTATTGCGCAAATTCTTGATGCGATGGAACTTAGGGGCGGACCTCTAAATCGCTGTGACGCGCAAAATCCCTGTTTTCAGTTACTTGCGAATTGATGTGTCCGCAAAATCCTGAGAACAGGGGAGTTATCTCCGCTAGGGGATGCACTCTTAAATAGGGTCTCGGGTCAGGGTTCGCGGGTGGCGGCACCCAGGGCGGCGAGGATATCGAGGCCGTAGGCGAGGCCGCGGCGGGTGTCCTCGGCGCGGAACTGGCGGAAGAGGCTGAGAAGGCTGGGCGGCTTCTCCTGCACGCGAGGAGGGTTGCGGTCGAGCGCGCGGGAGAGCTTGTAGAGCATCTCCGGGTCGATGGAGGCGATGATTCGGCCGAGGGCGATGAGGTTACGGGCGACGTTGATGCCATCGGGCGAGTTGGCGGCTTCGGCGAGCTTGCCGGCGATGATGTCGCGGCCGCCGATGACGCCTTGCGCGAGGTCGAGGATGCCCTTCTGGTGCGAGGCTTCGAGGAGGTCCCAGGCGGCGAGCAGCGCCTCGGCGTGATCGCGCGGTGCGTTCTCGATGCGGCTCATGAGCTCTTTTTGCGGATCAACCGGTTCGGGCTTGAAGGTGATCTGGTGTGCCATGGGGAAGTCCTTTGGAAGTTAGCGATTGAGGGGTTAGGGGTTAGGGGTGAGCGATAGTGAGGTTCGTGGTGGAAAAGGGTTGAGCGTTCCTGGGAGTACCGGCATACTCGGGGTCCTTCGACTACGCGCTTCGCGCTCCGCTCAGGATGACAGCTGGCTTGAGGAGCGAGGAGAGTAGAGGCCAGCGTTTCGATCCCTCACTCCTCACCCCTAACTCCTCACTCACGTCGGTCTCATCGTTTCAATCTGGACGAGTTTGTCTTTGGGGCGGGTTCCGGGAACGTGATAATCGGCGCGGGAGCGGCGGGCGGCGACGTCGACGCCGTCGGTGGGTGTGCGGGTGCCGAAGCGGAAGTTTTCGCGCGGCAGTGGAGAGTCGCCCTTTTCCGGGAGCACCGTCATCTTGACGGAGAGCTCCTTGTAGGCGGGGGTGTGGGTCGCGCGATCGAGGTGCGAACTGGTCATCTTGTTCACGGGTTCCGAGATCGAGTTCATCGGCATGTACATCTGCTTGCCGGTGACGCGATGCGTGACCAGCACTTTGACGCGGACGAAGCCGTAGGGGCTTTCGAGCTGGACGTACTGCCCTGACTCAAGTCCGCGCTCCTGTGCAAGTTCTGGGGAGACCTCGACAAAGACTTCGGGCGTGATCTCCTTGATGCCTGGAACGCGATAGCTGAGATTGCCTTGCTCGAAGTGCTCGAGGAGGCGGCCGTTGTTGACGTGCAGATCGTATGTCTCGTTTTGTTCCTCGCTGGGAGCGATGTACTCAAGCGGGTGGAAGTTGGCTTTGCCATCGGGGAAGGGGAAGGCCGATTCGCCGGCGTAGAGCAGCGGCTGGTCGGTGCCATCCTTGGCGACGGGCCATTGCAGAGTCTTGTAGTCTTCGAGGCGCTCGTAGGTGACGCCTGCAAATGTTGGGGTGAGGCTCGCAACCTCCTTCATCACGTCTGACGGATGCGTGTAGTCCCATCCACCGGCGCCGCCGAGTTTTTGCGCGATGAGCTGGTAGATTTGCCAGTCGGGCTTGGAGTGGCCGAGCGGCTCGAAGGCTTTGTGGAAGCGCTGAATGCGACGCTCAGTCGAGACGAAGGTGCCGTCTTTTTCGAGCGAGGGTGAGGCGGGAAGGACGAGGTCGGCGAAGCGGCAGGTTTCGGAGAAGAAGATGTCCTGGACGAGGAGGAAGTCGAGCTTGCCGAAGGCCTCGGCGACGTCGTTGGCGTTGGCGTCGGAGGTGATGGTGTCCTCGCCGGTGATATAGAGCGATTTGAGTTTGCCCTGGTGGATGGCCTCGATCATCTCGCGATTGTCGTGGCCTTTGGTGGTGGGCAGGGTGACGCCCCAGGCGGCTTCGAACTTGGCGCGAATCTCTTCGTTGTCGACCTTCTGATAGCCGGAGAAGACGTCGGGCATGGACCCGAAGTCGCTCGTGCCCTGCACGTTGTTGTGGCCGCGCAGAGGATAGGCGCCGGTGCCGGGGCGCTTGAAGTTGCCGGTGGCGAGGAGCAGGTTGCAGATGGCGGTGGAGGTGTCGGAGCCGCCGCAGTGTTGCGTGACGCCCATGGCCCAGAGAATGCAGACGCGCTCGGCAGAGGCGATTTCGTCGGCGATTTGCATCAGGGTGGGAACGGGGATGCCGGTGATCTTCTCGGCGTATTCGAGCGTGTAGGGCTCAAGCGAGGCGCGGTACTCGTCCCACTTGTTGACCCACCTGTCGATGAAGGCCTGGTTGTGGCGGCCGGTGTCGATGAGGTGTTTGGTTACAGCGCCGAGCCAGACTTCGTCGGTGGATGGATTCGGGCGGATGAAGAGGTCGGCGCGCTCGGCCATCTCGTGCTTGCGGAGGTCGCTGACGATGAGGCGCTGGCCGCGATGCTTGTGCGAGCGCTTGATGCGCGTGGCGAGCACAGGATGCGACTCGGAGGTGTTGGAGCCGATGATGATGACGAGGTCGGCGATCTCGATGTCGGAGATGGAGCCGGAGTCGCCGCCGTAGCCGACGGTGCGCGAGAGGCCTTTGCTGGCGGGAGTCTGGCAGTAGCGCGAGCAGTTGTCGACGTTGTTGGTGCCGATGACGGCGCGCGCGAGCTTCTGCATGAGATAGCTCTCTTCGTTGGAGCATTTTGAAGAGGCGACGAAGGCGAGCGCGTCGGGGCCGTGTTCTTTTTTGATCCTGGTGAATTTGTCCGCGATGATGTCGAGTGCTTCGTCCCATTCGATTTCGACGAAAGTGTGTTGGCCGTCGGGGGT
The genomic region above belongs to Acidobacteriaceae bacterium and contains:
- a CDS encoding DUF1641 domain-containing protein, whose translation is MAHQITFKPEPVDPQKELMSRIENAPRDHAEALLAAWDLLEASHQKGILDLAQGVIGGRDIIAGKLAEAANSPDGINVARNLIALGRIIASIDPEMLYKLSRALDRNPPRVQEKPPSLLSLFRQFRAEDTRRGLAYGLDILAALGAATREP
- a CDS encoding YIP1 family protein, giving the protein MEHVAVASEGKPLSQGARFIDAFIAPTKTFTDIRRNASWWLPFIIVCILSFLFAYTVLHKIGLAGLVDSIIHTNASLADRLANAPPDQAARIRSSIEMQFRFMYLAPLILIVVGLIVSGIFLATANFAFGGRTNYKQMLAVWFYGTLPLIFISILTIITLFAGMQSDSFNIKNTVGTNVGYYLQGGSSPQWLITLLSSVDIFAIWAAILLTIGISIVAGIKRSSAAIIVFGWWALYVLGQTAIAAITG
- the fdhF gene encoding formate dehydrogenase subunit alpha, with product MDHAKYHAKPLMNTPVVLTPDTTIQIDGKSIPAEAGELLIEAVNRAMAARQQTFPQVCYLKPMGAIGSCDTCMVELNGQLARACEARVAAGQVVFTRSDRADVAQRDAFDRLLHHHDLYCTVCDNNNQNCTVHNTTKELAVKHQARKFEHRPYPQDHSNPFYRYDPDQCILCGRCVEACQNVQVNETLTIDWSREIPRVLWDGTEQIAGSSCVSCGHCVTVCPCNALMEKGMLGKAGYLTSLPTEALNNMIEAVKGVEPSTGYEPILALSEIEAEMRKQRVKRTKTVCTYCGVGCSFDIWTRDRHILKVEPAHGPANGISTCIKGKFAWDFVNSPDRLRKPLKRIQTPDGQHTFVEIEWDEALDIIADKFTRIKKEHGPDALAFVASSKCSNEESYLMQKLARAVIGTNNVDNCSRYCQTPASKGLSRTVGYGGDSGSISDIEIADLVIIIGSNTSESHPVLATRIKRSHKHRGQRLIVSDLRKHEMAERADLFIRPNPSTDEVWLGAVTKHLIDTGRHNQAFIDRWVNKWDEYRASLEPYTLEYAEKITGIPVPTLMQIADEIASAERVCILWAMGVTQHCGGSDTSTAICNLLLATGNFKRPGTGAYPLRGHNNVQGTSDFGSMPDVFSGYQKVDNEEIRAKFEAAWGVTLPTTKGHDNREMIEAIHQGKLKSLYITGEDTITSDANANDVAEAFGKLDFLLVQDIFFSETCRFADLVLPASPSLEKDGTFVSTERRIQRFHKAFEPLGHSKPDWQIYQLIAQKLGGAGGWDYTHPSDVMKEVASLTPTFAGVTYERLEDYKTLQWPVAKDGTDQPLLYAGESAFPFPDGKANFHPLEYIAPSEEQNETYDLHVNNGRLLEHFEQGNLSYRVPGIKEITPEVFVEVSPELAQERGLESGQYVQLESPYGFVRVKVLVTHRVTGKQMYMPMNSISEPVNKMTSSHLDRATHTPAYKELSVKMTVLPEKGDSPLPRENFRFGTRTPTDGVDVAARRSRADYHVPGTRPKDKLVQIETMRPT